A genomic region of Papaver somniferum cultivar HN1 chromosome 7, ASM357369v1, whole genome shotgun sequence contains the following coding sequences:
- the LOC113299354 gene encoding lisH domain-containing protein C1711.05-like, giving the protein MSLVFDSSREVSVGPTVGFQGGGGGSSSAPTAYVSNKHRLSLSSSSSSSSSSNEEEITRISCFSVDPDLSSDNSSVDGFDDSEDDDENEAGSKNLNGALSSMDSLEDSLPIKRGLSNYFAGKSKSFGNLSEVTTVNSLVKTENPFNKRRRTLIAYKLSRSRNFYSSANPISMPLLTLHEDEDYQQEQQDEESDSDRNNKDDESEEDSDSSNSYISNRNHRERKIKSYKPTRSFSLTDLHENV; this is encoded by the exons atgtctCTGGTTTTCGATAGCAGTAGAGAAGTTTCGGTAGGGCCCACGGTTGGATtccaaggtggtggtggtggttcctCATCAGCACCTACTGCGTATGTTAGCAACAAACACAGATTGAgtttatcatcatcttcttcttcttcaagttctagcaatgaagaagaaattaCAAGGATTTCATGCTTTTCAGTAGATCCAGATTTATCTTCTGATAATTCTTCAGTCGACGGTTTTGATGACagcgaagatgatgatgagaatgaAGCTGGAAGTAAGAATTTGAATGGTGCTCTGTCTTCTATGGATTCACTCGAAGATTCTCTTCCTATCAA GAGAGGATTATCAAATTACTTCGCAGGGAAATCAAAATCATTTGGGAATTTATCAGAAGTGACAACAGTAAACAGTTTAGTTAAAACTGAGAATCCATTTAATAAAAGGAGGAGGACTTTAATAGCttataaattatcaagatcaaggAATTTTTATAGCTCTGCGAATCCAATTTCGATGCCTCTTTTGACACTTCACGAGGATGAAGATTATCAACAAGAACAACAGGATGAAGAAAGCGACTCCGATCGAAACAATAAAGATGATGAAAGTGAAGAAGATTCTGATAGTTCGAATTCGTATATTTCAAACCGTAATCATCGTGAGAGGAAGATTAAGAGTTATAAACCAACTAGAAGCTTTTCTCTTACAGATCTCCATGAAAATGTTTGA